In Chiroxiphia lanceolata isolate bChiLan1 chromosome 2, bChiLan1.pri, whole genome shotgun sequence, a single genomic region encodes these proteins:
- the NEU3 gene encoding sialidase-3 has translation MFQATTCLKHQGDGRESPPLPPPSESLLVSPLETLFRQGSGVTYRIPALLYIPPDESFLAFAEKRSSARDEDAKYLVLRRGCQHGSSVKWGPVEELSALALPGRRTMNPCPLFDARSGTIFLFCICVEQGKTEQHQIWRGCSAARLCFATSADGGRSWAPLRDVTDEAVGADLSRWATFAVGPGHGIQLDSGRLVVPAYTYYMHGHLCGAARLPCSTRQHSLVFYSDDGGRRWHKGALLAGERTGECQVAEIRGPHPPLLYCSARAPRGCRAVALSTDRGLRFQRPTRCPALAEPPHGCQGSVVSFTAPAGTAGAPTWLLYSHPTSRRHRRDLGVYVNPSPLDGAGWRRPWVLHAGPAGYSDLAVCPGRIFGCLFECGTASACEEIVFCLFTLDSSDQNLKAS, from the exons ATGTTCCAGGCCACCACCTGCCTCAAG CACCAGGGGGATGGCAGGGAGAGCCCCCCACTGCCACCACCATCGGAATCCCTACTTGTCTCCCCTCTGGAGACGCTGTTCCGACAGGGAAGTGGGGTCACCTACcgcatcccagctctgctctacATTCCCCCGGATGAATCCTTCCTGGCCTTTGCCGAGAAACGCTCCTCAGCCCGGGACGAGGACGCCAAGTACCTGGTGCTGCGTCGGGGCTGCCAGCACGGCTCCTCGGTCAAG TGGGGTCCGGTGGAGGAGCTGTCGGCGCTGGCACTGCCCGGCCGCCGCACCATGAACCCGTGTCCACTCTTCGATGCCAGGAGCGGCAccatcttcctcttctgcatCTGCGTGGAGCAGGGGAAGACGGAGCAGCACCAGATCTGGAGGGGGTGCAGCGCCGCGCGCCTCTGCTTCGCCACGAGTGCCGATGGCGGCCGCAGCTGGGCCCCGCTGCGGGACGTGACGGACGAGGCCGTTGGCGCCGACCTGTCCCGCTGGGCCACCTTTGCTGTGGGGCCAGGCCACGGCATACAGCTGGATTCGGGGCGGCTCGTGGTGCCGGCGTACACCTACTACATGCACGGGCACCTCTGCGGGGCCGCGCGGCTGCCCTGCTCCACCCGCCAACACTCTCTCGTCTTCTACAGCGATGACGGCGGGCGCCGCTGGCACAAGGGCGCCCTGCTCGCTGGCGAGCGCACGGGCGAGTGCCAGGTAGCCGAAATCCGCGGCCCCCACCCGCCCCTGCTGTACTGCAGCGCCCGCGCGCCGCGCGGCTGCCGGGCCGTGGCACTCAGCACCGACCGCGGGCTGCGCTTCCAGCGCCCGACACGGTGCCCGGCGCTGGCCGAGCCACCGCACGGCTGCCAGGGCAGCGTAGTGAGCTTTACCGCGCCTGCCGGCACCGCCGGGGCGCCCACGTGGCTGCTCTACTCCCACCCCACCAGCCGGCGCCACCGGCGGGATTTGGGTGTCTATGTGAACCCGTCGCCGCTGGATGGGGCGGGCTGGCGGCGCCCGTGGGTGCTGCACGCGGGGCCTGCCGGGTATTCCGACCTGGCCGTGTGTCCCGGCAGGATTTTCGGCTGCTTGTTCGAGTGCGGCACTGCCAGTGCCTGTGAGGAAATCGTCTTCTGCCTCTTCACCCTGGACTCCTCTGACCAGAACCTCAAGGCTTCCTGA
- the P4HA3 gene encoding prolyl 4-hydroxylase subunit alpha-3, protein MRARELGALVTLGVLGALLGRGALGIPEVLGALGVLGVLWVLLALEVPGALRALLGLGALGVLEVLGTLGELGVLGALGVLGALLALLPPPAPAETFSAMLSVRGALGAERRLLRRLRSYLREENARLRRLRRFYEKVQVLHQDPEASVDNPLLAFSLIKRLHSDWLNIIYSDEATGNAQALHAGLREVEQELPGAEDLDGAARALMRLQDVYALSVKGLANGVFQRSGTDHPPLYSPGRRVSLSADDCFHVGKVAYDTGDYYHSITWLEEAVSLFRLSYGSWNPEDRSSLEDALDHLAFSYFMAGNISHALSLSKEFLHYDPSNQRVTKNVAKYEKLLEMGTGVSARPLRRPNSTRLQSRDAYEELCQRPRGQPAPERLLHLGCSYETNSSPYLLLQPAKKEMVRIRPYVALYHDFISDAEAETIKGLAGPWLQRSVVASGEKQQKAEYRISQSAWLKDTADPVVRALDRRIAAITGLDLRPPYAEYLQVVNYGLGGHYEPHFDHATSRKSPLYRMKSGNRIATVMIYLSAVEAGGSTAFIYANFSVPVVKNAALFWWNLRKNGNGDGDTLHAGCPVLAGDKWVANKWIHEHGQEFRRPCGADPGD, encoded by the exons atGCGGGCGCGGGAGCTGGGGGCACTGGTGacactgggagtgctgggggcGCTGCTGGGACGGGGAGCGCTGGGAATACCGGAGGTACTGGGAGCGCTGGGTGTACTGGGGGTTCTTTGGGTGCTGTTGGCACTGGAGGTACCTGGAGCActgagggcactgctggggtTGGGGGCgctgggggtgctggaggtACTGGGGACACTTGGAGAACTGGGGGTGCTTGGAGCACTGGGGGTACTGGGGGCGCTGCTGGCGCTGctgccgccccccgccccggccgaAACCTTCTCGGCGATGCTGAGCGTGCGAGGAGCGCTGGGCGCCGAGCGCCGCCTGCTCCGCCGGCTCCGGTCCTACCTGCGGGAGGAGAACGCCCGCCTCCGCCGCCTCCGCAG GTTCTATGAGAAGGTCCAGGTGCTGCACCAGGACCCCGAGGCCTCGGTGGACAATCCCTTGCTGGCCTTCAGCCTCATCAAGCGCCTCCACTCTGACTGGCTCAACATCATCTACAGCGACGAGGCCACTGGGAATGCCCAGG CACTCCATGCCGGTCTCAGGgaggtggagcaggagctgcctggagccGAGGACCTGGACGGGGCAGCCCGGGCACTGATGCGGCTGCAGGACGTCTACGCCCTCAGTGTCAAGGGCTTGGCCAACGGTGTCTTCCAGCGATCTGGCACCGACCACCCGCCCCTCTACAGCCCAGGCCGGCGCGTCTCCCTCTCCGCTGATGACTGCTTCCATGTGGGAAAG GTAGCCTATGACACAGGTGACTATTACCACTCCATCACGTGGCTGGAGGAGGCTGTCAGCCTCTTCCGCCTCTCCTATGGCAGCTGGAACCCGGAGGACCGGAGCAGCCTGGAGGATGCTCTGGACCATCTCGCCTTCTCCTACTTCATG GCTGGAAACATCTCCCATGCCTTGAGCCTCTCCAAGGAGTTTCTCCACTACG ATCCCAGTAACCAAAGGGTGACAAAGAACGTGGCCAAGtatgagaagctgctggagatgGGGACGGGGGTGAGCGCCAGACCCCTGAGACGCCCCAACAGCACCCGCCTGCAGAGCCGGGACGCCTACGAGGAGCTGTGCCAGCGCCCCAGGGGGCAG CCGGCCCCAGAGCGGCTCCTGCACCTTGGCTGCTCCTATGAGACCAACAGCAGTCCctacctcctcctccagcctgccAAGAAGGAGATGGTCCGCATCCGACCCTATGTGGCACTGTACCATGATTTCATCAGTGATGCTGAGGCTGAGACCATCAAGGGGTTGGCAGGGCCCTGG ctgcagagatCCGTGGTCGCCtctggggagaagcagcagaaagccGAGTACCGGATAAGCCAGAG TGCGTGGCTGAAGGACACAGCTGACCCTGTGGTGAGGGCCTTGGATCGGCGCATCGCTGCCATCACCGGCCTGGACCTGCGGCCACCCTACGCCGAGTACCTGCAAGTGGTCAACTATGGGCTGGGAGGCCACTATGAGCCACACTTCGACCATGCCACG TCCAGGAAGAGCCCCCTTTACAGAATGAAGTCGGGCAACAGGATCGCCACAGTCATGATCTAT CTGAGTGCAGTGGAGGCTGGGGGCTCCACCGCCTTCATCTATGCCAACTTCAGCGTGCCTGTGGTCAAG AATGCCGCTCTTTTCTGGTGGAACCTGCGGAAGAACGGGAATGGTGATGGTGACACTCTCCACGCCGGctgccctgtcctggctggggaCAAGTGGG TGGCGAATAAGTGGATCCATGAGCACGGGCAGGAGTTTCGGCGGCCATGTGGTGCTGACCCAGGGGACTGA